ACCTGAGGATGAAGCATAGACTGAAGGAGTAATTCCACTTGATCTTCTCTCTCGAACAATTATACCTTCAACCCCACATGCTTCTGAGGTTCTTATTATTGCGCCAAAATTTCTTGGGTCTTCTATCCCATTGAGAATAACAAACAAAGGATTTGTTGAACTTTCTAAAACTTCCATAAAGTCAGAATATTTTACAGGAGAAACAAAGGCTGCTACCCCTTTATTTTCCTTTACAATTTTATTCAAAATGTATCTATCGACGAATTGAAATGGTATTCGGCGATTTCTTGCCTCTTTGATAATTTTATTTAATTTTTCTCCCCTTTTTCCTTTTTGAATGAGAATTTTATTAAAATCCCTCTTTCCGCTGATTAATATCTCAAGAAGAGAATTAACATCACTTATTATTTCCGAATCTACTTTTTTCATTATATTTTATACCAGAAAAATTAATGAATGGAGAAAATTTTGAATCCAGAAGATAAATCTTATTAGAAATTTATTGAATGATAGTTTTTTTCCTTTGAGTTTTAATGAATTATTTATAGAGTTTATATCAATGATGAGCTTTTTTTCGGGAT
The DNA window shown above is from Acidobacteriota bacterium and carries:
- the rlmB gene encoding 23S rRNA (guanosine(2251)-2'-O)-methyltransferase RlmB, encoding MKKVDSEIISDVNSLLEILISGKRDFNKILIQKGKRGEKLNKIIKEARNRRIPFQFVDRYILNKIVKENKGVAAFVSPVKYSDFMEVLESSTNPLFVILNGIEDPRNFGAIIRTSEACGVEGIIVRERRSSGITPSVYASSSGAVEFVKIIRVNNIGRAIEELKFRRIKVVGADKEGEDYWFKFDYTNPVAIVFGSEGKGITRIVKEKCDKILSIPMAGRVNSLNVSVAAGIFLYEIFRQRKLKKS